Genomic DNA from Vreelandella subglaciescola:
GCACTTGATTGAAGCCCCGGTAAACGGCGGCCGTAACTATAACGGTCCTAAGGTAGCGAAATTCCTTGTCGGGTAAGTTCCGACCTGCACGAATGGCGTAATGATGGCCACGCTGTCTCCACCCGAGACTCAGTGAAATTGAAATCGCCGTGAAGATGCGGTGTACCCGCGGCTAGACGGAAAGACCCCGTGAACCTTTACTATAGCTTCACACTGAACGCTGATGTTGCCTGTGTAGGATAGCTGGGAGGCTTTGAACTCCGGTCGCCAGATCGGAGGGAGCCACCCTTGAAATACCAGCCTGGCATCATTGGCGTTCTCACTCGGGTCCGTAATCCGGATCGAGGACCGTGTGTGGTGGGTAGTTTGACTGGGGCGGTCTCCTCCTAAAGCGTAACGGAGGAGCACGAAGGTACCCTCAGCACGGTCGGACATCGTGCAATGAGTGCAAGAGCATAAGGGTGCTTGACTGCGAGACTGACACGTCGAGCAGGTGCGAAAGCAGGTTCTAGTGATCCGGTGGTTCTGTATGGAAGGGCCATCGCTCAACGGATAAAAGGTACTCCGGGGATAACAGGCTGATACCGCCCAAGAGTTCACATCGACGGCGGTGTTTGGCACCTCGATGTCGGCTCATCACATCCTGGGGCTGAAGTCGGTCCCAAGGGTATGGCTGTTCGCCATTTAAAGTGGTACGCGAGCTGGGTTTAGAACGTCGTGAGACAGTTCGGTCCCTATCTGCCGTGGGCGTAGGATGTTTGAGAAGGGCTGCTCCTAGTACGAGAGGACCGGAGTGGACGCATCTCTGGTGTTCCGGTTGTCACGCCAGTGGCATTGCCGGGTAGCTAAATGCGGACGGGATAACCGCTGAAAGCATCTAAGCGGGAAGCCCCCTTCAAGATGAGACATCCCCGAGGCCAAGAGCCTCCTGAAGGGCCCAGCAAGACGAGCTGGTTGATAGGCACGGTGTGGAAGCGCTGCAAGGCGTTGAGCTAACGTGTACTAATGGCCCGTGAGGCTTGACCCTATAACACCCAAGGGGTTGGCGTCGCAGGACAACGATAAGCAAGAACGTCGGATACGCGAGACGATCACAGATTTTTATCCTCGGCTGAGCCAAACTCGGCAGCATGATATACAACCCGTTTCGCCTGACGACCATAGCGTGCGTGAACCACCTGATCCCTTGCCGAACTCAGTCGTGAAACCGCTCAGCGCCGATGGTAGTGTGGGGTCTCCCCATGCGAGAGTAGGTCATCGTCAGGCACTTATACCGCAATCAACCCAGCCACCAGGCTGGGTTTTTTGTGTGCATGGAAGAAAAGTGGCAAGAGAAGGAAAGTTTGCCTGGCACAGCAGCCATGAGATGGAGAAAGCGAGATACAAAAGCACAGAGTGTTTAAAGAGGGGGGAAAGCTGAGGAGGAAAGGTTACGTGTGGCAGGTAAGGTACACTCCGGAGGAAAAGACAGCCGTGGCGCCCGGAGTGCAGGTTGGATTAGCTGATTGGTTGAAGCGTGGGCAGGCGGCTTAGCGGTGGTACTGTTTTTCGCGTTCGGGCTGCCAAAAGATGGCATCAATACGCAGGCGTGCCTTGCCGTTGTTGGGTAGCGGCCAGTCAGCGACATCGCCAATCTTGAGCCCAATAAGTCCTGCTCCAATCGGAGCCATTACTGAAATGGCATCTTCTACGCTATCCATGGCGTGCGGGTAGACAAGGGTACGAATCATCTGGCGATTGCGTTCCATGTCGGTAAACTGAATCTGGCTGTTCATGCTGACAACATTATCGGGAACATCTGCGGGATCGACGACCTCGCCACGAGTTAACTCCGCCTCAAGCAATTCGGCAACGGCCATGTCCTTTTCGGAGGCATCGTCAATCAGACGCTGCAGGCGCTCGGCATCGAGTCGATTAATCAGGATAGGCGGACGATATCCCATGTTGCTCTCCTTGGAATAGAAAATGCAAACGCGTAATAACCAATAAAAACAGTCCTTCCCCATAAAATGGAGAAGGACTGCTACCGCTTACTAGTCTACGCTATTTACACACTTAAAACGATCAGACAACACCCTGATCGATCATGGCGTCAGCGACCCGGCGGAAGCCGGCAATGTTGGCGCCGAGTACCAGGTTAGTCGGTTCGTCAAACTCTGCCGCGGTATCGGCACACTGCTGGTGGATGTTGGCCATGATAGCCTTGAGTTTCTCATCCACTTTTTCCAGCGGCCATTGTTCCATGCTGCTGTTTTGCGCCATTTCCAGCTGGCTGGTAGCGACCCCGCCGGCGTTGGCTGCCTTGCCCGGGCCATACGCAATGCCGGCCTCGAGAAAGCGATCAACGGCGTCCGCGGTAGACGGCATGTTGGCACCTTCACTAATGCAGGTGACGCCGTTTTTCAGTAGTGCCTCGGCGTCGGTTGCAGTGAGTTCGTTCTGGGTGGCGCAGGGAAACGCGATATCCGCTTTGATATGCCATACGGCATGGCCATTTTCCGGATAGTCGTCAGCGGTAATGTACTGGGCGCCCGGGCGCTGTTCCCGATACGCCTCGAGAGACGTGCGCTTGACTTCCTTGAGCTCCTCCAGGTCGATACCGTCGGCATCATGTAACGTGCCGCCCGAATCAGAGCAGGTAATCGGTTTAGCGCCGAGTTCGAGCAGTTTTTCAATGGTATAGATGGCCACGTTGCCCGCGCCTGACACCAGGCAGGTTTGTCCTTCAATGCTTTCACTGCGCGCTTTGAGCATGTTTTGCGCAAAGTAAACGGCGCCATAACCAGTGGCTTCTTTGCGGCCAATAGAGCCGCCCCAGTTCAGCCCTTTACCGGTCAGAATACCTTCGTAGCGACCGGTCATGCGCTTGTACTGTCCGTAAAGATAACCAACTTCTCGTGCGCCAACGCCGATATCGCCGGCGGGAACGTCAGTAGTGGGGCCGATATGACGATACAGCTCGGTCATGAATGACTGGCAGAAGCGCATGATCTCGGCATTGGATTTGCCTTTGGGATCAAAGTTGGAGCCGCCTTTGCCGCCGCCGATGGGGAGGCCGGTGAGCGCATTTTTGAAAATCTGCTCAAAGCCCAGGAACTTGATGGTGCCGGACGTAACGCTGGGGTGAAAACGCAGGCCACCTTTGTACGGACCCAGCGCTGAATTGAACTGTACTCGATATCCCTTATTGACCTGTGCATAGCCGTTGTCATCTACCCAGCAGATACGAAACATGATCTGGCGTTCGGGTTCTACAATACGCTCGATGATGTTGTGCTCAAGGTAGTGCGGGCAGCGCTTGAACAGCGGGCGCAGGCATTCAAGCACCTCTTCGGCCGCCTGATAAAATTCGGTTTGCGCCGGGCTGCTTTGCTTCAAGCTTGTCAGGGTGTCATGTACATAGGTTTCAAGATGGCTGCTGGTGTCCTGTGCCTCGATCATGGTTTTTGTACCTTGTGCGTTAATGAGTGTGCAGATGAAGAAAGCACTCTATTAGATCATAATATGCGATTAATGCATACCCTATGCGTGATTGTCCGATGTTACGTGCGCACCTTTAAAATAAAAGTGGCGCAGCAGTAGGACGCTCTCGATGTCATGGATGCCAGTAGGGGCTTTTTAAGAACAACGCGTGTGCTGGGCAGGTGCCATTAGCATGCTAGAATGCCGCACTATTTTGCTATGACACGTGAGGTGTCCAGGTGAGTCAGATGCTTCCGGCAACGTGGCTGGTTTACTGCCGACAAGGTTTTGAGCGCGATGCGCTGGCGGAGCTTGAGTATTATGCTGCGCAGTGCGATGCCTGTGTACAGGGTCACGCGGGTGAAGGCTGGGCGAGTGTCGCGCGTACAGACGGCGAGACAATTAATGCCCTACAGCGCGCGGTGCCTTTTGCCCGGCTGGTTTTTGCACGGCAGAGCCTTGTGGCTCTGCCGACGCTTACGCTTTCCCGGGAGGATCGACTTGGTGCTATTGCCAGACAGGTGGTGGAAGCCGGCTGGAGCTTTGAGAGTATCTGGCATGAAACGCCGGATACCAATGAGGGAAAGGCGCTGGGTCGGCTGGCAAAAGCGCTGACGCGTCCTCTGCAAAGCACGTTGAAAAAAAACGGTGCACTGCGGCGCAAAGCCGGTGGAAGGCGTTTGCACCTGTTGTGGCTGTCAGGCGATCAGGTGCAACTGGGGATGAGCTTTCCCGGCAACCGCAGCGAGCTTGTTGGCGGTATTCGGCGGCTGCGTTCTCCTTCGCGCGCGCCGAGCCGCTCAACGCTGAAGCTGGAGGAGGCCTGGCACGAGTTTGTGCCGCGTGATGAATGGGACGTTCGGCTGGCGGAGGGAATGCAGGCGGCGGATCTTGGCGCAGCCCCCGGAGGCTGGACATGGCAGCTTGTGCAGCGCGGCATGCATGTGTATGCCATTGATAATGGCCCCATGAATAAAGCGTTAATGGCGACGGGGCAGGTCGACCATCTGGCTGAAGACGGCTTTATTTGGGAACCGCCCCAGCGCCTTGACTGGCTGGTATGCGACATTGTGGATAAGCCGGCGCGTGTGCTTGCCATGATGGAGCGCTGGCTGGTGCGCCGCTGGTGCCGCGAGGCGGTGTTTAACCTGAAGCTGCCGATGAAAAAACGCTGGGAGGAGGTGCAGCGTGGTCTAAGCGAACTGGAGCATGCGTTGGATCAGGCGGGCGTCAAGGCAACCGTTGCGTGTCGTCACCTGTATCACGACCGCGAAGAAGTGACGGTGCATGTGCGGCTAACGGATCGCTTTTAAGCCGTTGGCACAACCGGGCATGACATGCCCGCCCAGTGATAACCTTGATCATGCCTTTTCCTTGAGCGAGACCCCAAATGGCGAACCCGATAGACACGTTACCCGCCCATGATGCTCTGCTGGACACCAGCGGGCTTTATTGCCCGGAACCCATCATGCTGATGCACAATAAAGTACGCGATATGGCGCCGGGTGAAGTGCTGCAAGTGGTAGCGACCGACCCTGCCACCACTCGGGATGTACCGAAATTTTGCCAGTTCCTCGGCCATGAGCTGATGGAGCAGCACACGGCCGGTGAGTCTTACCGATATTTTATTCGGCTGGCATCCTGAGTGAGCCTGTATCACCGCTTATGACGGCGGCACGGCGATCAGAGCCAGCGCTTCGAGCGTAGCCGGGTCTTCTTCCAGAATGCGACCGGCAATGTGCCGCTGAAAGAAATACAGCCGTGGGTGGCGCGCTCGGGCGCTGTACAGGCAGTCGTCGCCGAGCAGTACCGGCGTCATCGTGACCTGTTCTTCGTCGGCGAGCAGGGCATCAATGCTGCCATCGCTGTACAGTGACCAGCCGTGCACGGGCTTCATTTGCCAGGGCGCGTCGGGGGTGTCCATACACAGCGCGTGGGTCCCCTGAGTATCGGGCAACTGCTGAATCAGCGTGATGCCGTTTGACGCTTCGTATTCAAAATACGTGGCGGCAGCAAGCAGTTCGTCGTGTTTGTGCTCAGGGGGAGTAGTAAATATTTCTTCGGTTTCCGGATCACGGTAGCCGATAAAGCATCCGTTTTCCTGGCTGTTGATACGCTGGCAGGGAGTGAGCGTGGCCATCCAGGGCACCAGCCCGACGATGCTGCCGTCCTGATTGAGCCCCCAGGCCAGAATGGGGATGGCGTAACAGGTCTCCGTGTTGGCCTCGAGCTGATAGAGCATTTCCAGCCCATCAAGCTCAGGCGCCAAGCGCACCAGCTGCTGTTGTGCCTGGTGGCGCTTACGTACCGTTTCCAGATCGATGACCTGGGCAGAGCGGGGTGACAAGGATGCGCCCATGATGTCCCTCCTGATGCTGCATGGTCTCGATAGCGGCAGGGTTTTTTTGCGTTGCCGCCCCTTCACCAATAGCACAGCTTGTCGAGAAGGTTAAGCCTTGCCCGCTTTTTGTGACAGGTTGTTTATCTGCGGCACGCAGGAAAGCGAAAACGCGCGGAATGGTGCTCAACAAGCGCCGTCTTAAAAGCGGACCAGGGCGCGCGCTGATTATCGAGCGATAACCAACGCTGGCGATAGGTGTGCATGGCGTTAGGAGGCGTAACCGGAACGCTGTCGAATAAAGCGTTGACCGCGGTCAGCCAGCGCCTGGCGCTGTGGCGTGTTGCAGCGATGTAGCCCATATCCCAGGCCGGCAGGCAGCGCGTTGGCGTTGTGGTGTTCAGCGTTGCGGTTGCTTCACGTAGCCGCTGGGTGGCAAGCATCAGCGTGCGCAGTGTCTGTGCGGTTAACGGGCGTTTGCGCAGTATTTTGAGCTGATGTTCAAGCGTGCCTGAATCCTGCTCCCAACTGCGGCTGAACTGATGACGCACCATCCGCTGTAAATAGTTGACGGCCCCTAGCGCCGGGCGGATATCCACGCGGGTAAAGTCGACCGGATGGCTCGCCCGGGCAAAGCTTTTTTCCCATTCACTGGAATCAAACAGCGCATTCCAGCTGGCGTAGGGCAGCTGCTGCGTTTTGGTGAGCGTCAGCCGGTGCAGGCGCTGGCGGTCAACGGTTGCCAGCCCGTCGGGCACTGGCGTATTCCAGCAGCCGCTCAGGCGTTGCCATAGCGCACGTTGGTAAAGCCATTGCTGACTGGGCGGGGCGACGCGCCCAAGCTGATTGTTGTGCGCCGCGACGAGGGCCGTAATCCGGCATTCGCGCAGCGCGTAGATGCCGATGAGCCCTTCGCGAACTTCGGGAAGGTCAAACAGGCGCGCACGGCGTTCGGGAAAGGCGCCGATATTGTCGGGAGCGCGGCGTGGTATGGCATCAAGCGCCAGAGCGCTTTCGAGCGTGCGGTGATAATCCTGCCAGTAGCGTTCGGCGTCGGAATCGCCGCAGCCTGACAGCAGCAAGCCGCCCGTCAGGCAGGCGGTGAACGCGAGTATTTTCCGGCCGGAGCGCCAAGTGCTGCTCATGTTGCAGCGGCAGCCTGCCGCTGTGTTAGCGCGCTAATGTGGCGCAGTCGCCATGCCAGCAACGCAGCGGCGGTGCTTAGCCCCGCAACCAGGCCCAGCCAGTAGCCGTGTACGCCAAGCGGGCCGGTCAGCGAGCCGACGCCGCGGGTGCCCAGCCAGTGCCCGCCGCCAAGCCCTACGCACCAGTAGGACAGCACGGTAATCAGCATCACGATGCGGGTGTCCTTGTACCCGCGCAACGCGCCGGCGATATTGGCCTGAAGCGCGTCGGACACCTGATAAAAGACCGCAAGAGCGATCAGCGAAGCGGCCAGACGTTGCACCTCCGGGTTGCTGGTATACAGTGAAATGACCCATTCGCCGGTGACCCACAGGAGCGTGCTGTTGATGGCGGCGATCACCAGGCTGATCGCGATGCCGTTCCACGCCACAAGCCGCGCCCTATCGGGGCGTGCCTGCCCCAGGGTATTACCCACGCGCACCGTCAGCGCCATGCTGAGCGATAGGGGTAGCATGAATAGAATGCCGGTATAGCTGAACGCGACCTGATGCGCGGCCACGGTGATTTCGCCAAGGCTGGCGATAAACAGGGCAATGAGCGTAAACAGCGTCACCTCGACAAAGATGGCGATACCGATCGGCAAACCAACAACCGTCAGCTCCCGCAGGCCGCTCCACTCTGGCCAGGTAATCCGCTGCCACAGGTTAACTTGCCCATAGGTGCGGCCACGCCGGGTATACAGCGCCATCGACAGGGCCATGGTCCACATCGAAAGCGCCGTGGCAATGCCACAGCCAAAGGCGCCAAGCGCGGGCAGGTTCTGTAGAAAGCCGGGAATCCAGGTGCCAAACAAATCGACCAGGCCGTCGCCGCCATAAATCAGCAGGTAATTGCTGGGAATATTCACGCCCAGCCCGATAAGGCTGATCCACAGCGCCGGGCGCGTATGATTCATGCCGTCGGAAAACGCCCGCAGCGCTTGAAACAACGCCACGCCCGGCATGCCAAAGGCCAAGGCGGCAAGGTAGGCGGACGACGCCAGCGCGACGTCCGGCGGGACGCTCATCAGCTCGAACACCGGCATCACCGCAAACCACAGCAGGCCGGCGGAGATAACGCCCAGCAGCAACGCCACCCACAGCGCCTGATGCACCGCCGGGCGAATCTCGTCGTGGCGCTGGCCACCCAGCAGCTGTGCGACGATCGGGGTGACGCCCATCAGCGTGCCGGTCATGAACAGCATCAGCGGCATCCACAGGCTGGAGCCGACCGAGACGGCGGCCAGCGCGGTAGCGCTTTGGCGGCCGGTCATCATCACGTCCACCACGCTCATGCCGGCCTGAGCGACCTGGGCGCCGCAAATGGGTAGGGCCAGGCGCATCAGCAGGCGGGTTTCGGGCCAATGCAGCGTTTTCAGCCGGTGAGTGATGCGACTCAAAGCGGCCTCCTGTATATCATGGGGACGATAGAAAAAGCGTGCCGTAAAAGCAGGCGCCACGGCACGCCATATTAGCAGTATGATGCGCGCCGAGCGTCGTTTGTCGGCGCCGCTTAGCGCGGCCGGCCATCAGCGTTATACTCATGGCATTACCGTTAAAGGAGTTGACGTGGAGTCAGCAGCAAAGGTAGCGCATGAGTCGCGCTTTACACTCGGGGATATTATCGCGTTGTTCGACGGCGTGTTTGATCGCGCGTACAACACCCGCCTGATTCGCGGCGGCGATGAGCCGCTGTACAGGCCGGCGGACGACGATACATCGTATCATCAGGTGATTTTTGCCCGCGGTTTTTACGCCAGCGCGCTGCATGAAATCAGCCACTGGTGTATTGCCGGCGACGCTCGCCGGCAGCATGAAGACTACGGCTACTGGTATCTGCCCGACGGGCGCAACGCCGAGCAGCAGCGCGCGTTTGAACAGGCTGAAATCGCACCGCAGGCGCTTGAATCCCTGTTTACCGCAGCCTGTAGGCGTGAGTTTAACGTCAGCGTGGATAATTTGGGTGGCGATGCCGAGGTTGATCGGTACGCCTTTGCCGAGACAGTGCGTATGCGGGCCGAACGCTACGTACAAGAGGGGCTTCCGCTACGTGCTGCGGCGTTTCGCAACGCGCTGTATCGCTATTACCAGACCCCGGCAACGCTTGAGCAGGCCTGCACTGCCGGGCGCGAGGTGTTGGCAGGCTAAGCCGACTGAATGCGCTGATGAACGTTCAGCATGACCTCGACTTCATGCTCGGGGCGCATGGGTTCAAGCCCTAATTCGCTGAACATTTCGCTGCGACTGAGCTGCCATTCGCTGGGGCTCAAGTGGTCGTAGAGCACCTCGGCCGGCGCCAGCTCGACGAACGGGTCGAGCCCATAGGTGTCAAAGAGGCGCGTCAAGGCGCGTTCATCTTCGCCGCTGTCGTTGGTGTAGAGCGTCGCGCTGAAGTGGTCGTTCTCCAGCTCGCGGATAACGTCGAGCGGGCTGACGCCGAGGCTTTCAAGTTCCTCGATGCTGTATTCGCCCATGACGTTGGATTCGTCGTTGATCCAGCTATCATCGGGTTGGATCAGGGTGTGCTTGATGCTTCCGTCGGGGCGGGACCAGGCAATGGCCAGCGGCAGGCCCTCGTCGTCGCCGGTTTCAATTGCGATAAATCCCGGAATGTCACTCATGGATGTCTCCAGTAGCCTGCTGGCGGGTTGTTACGGCCGGCAAGCGGAAAAAATCAACGGCGGTCTGAGTGGTAGCAGCGGCCAGTTCGGCATCGCTGATGCCGCGCCAGTGGGCAATCTCACGCACAATCCACGGCAGCAGCGCCGGCTCATGGCGCCGCCCCTTGAGCTTGGCCGGCAGGTTGCGCGGGAGCAAATAGGGGCAATCGGTTTCCACCATCAGCCGGTTCAACGGAATGTCGCTGACCAGCGGGCGCAAGTGGTGGCCACGACGTTCGTCGCACAGCCAGCCGGTCAGGCCGATGTGCAGGTCCAGGTCGAGATAGCCGTAAAGCGTGTCTTTATCGGCCGTAAAACAGTGCACAACGGCCTGACTGATATCGTCGCGCCAACTCTTGAGTATATCGCGCATGCGTGGGCCAGCGTCACGTTCGTGCAGAAAAAGCGGCAGGCCGCTTTGTGCGGCAAGCGCTAGCTGTGCTTCAAAGGCGTGCTCTTGTTCGGCGGGAGTGGAGAAATTGCGATTAAAATCCAGCCCGCACTCGCCCACGGCCACCACCTTGGGGTGGTCGTAAAGCGCGGCCATTTGCCGGGCAAGCGTCGGGTTCCAGCCGCTGGCATCGTGGGGATGCACGCCGGCAGTGGCATAAAGCCCCGGGTGGCGCTCGGCTAGCGCAGCCGCCTGTTCGGCGTGGGCCAGATCCGTGCCGGTCAGAATAAGCGTGGTGACGTTCGCGGCGCGTGCGCGCTCAAGCACCGTATCCAGATCGCGGTGAAAGCTTTGGTGGGTCAGGTTGGCACCAATATCCACCAGCGGCGACGGCGCACGAAACGTAAGCGCATCGGGTAACGCGTCATCAAAAGGGGCGTTTGCCACACAAGGCTCCTGTGCAAGCATGAGTGAGAAAAATAGAGCGGTAAAAATGAATATTACAAACGCATGGTAATAACCATGCCGTGCGAGAAGCCGCGTAGTGTAACCCCTGACATCCGCCTCGGCGAGTGGCACCACCTGAGTGGCCGCATGGGTTACACTACGCGCCCCGCATTGGAGGAGGAAATCGCGTGACCTTGTTACGACTTGAACAGCTACAGCTGGCTTACGGCACCCATGTCCTGTTGGATAACGCCGATCTGACGATAGAAAAAGGCGAGCGGTTGGCGCTGGTCGGGCGTAACGGCACGGGAAAGTCGACGCTTTTAAAGCTGGTCGACGGCGAGATTCAGCCTGACGACGGCCTTATCTGGCGTGCGCCGGGGCTGAAAATTGGCGTGCTGGCTCAGGAGCTTCCGGAATCGTCGGGCATGACGATTTTTGACATGGTGGCCCAAGGCTTGCCGGAAGCCGGCGAGCTATTGTCGGAATATCATCACCTGATTACTGACGCCGACCCCGACATGGATCGCATGGCCACGCTGCAAACGCGGATCGAGGCGATTGACGGCTGGTTATTTCACCAGCGTATCGACATCATACTCACGCGTCTGGGCCTGCCGCCCGATGCCGAGATGAACGCGTTGTCCGGCGGCTGGCGTCGGCGCGTGGCGCTGGCGCGCGCGTTGGTCGCCGAGCCCGATTTGCTGCTGCTTGACGAGCCCACCAACCACCTGGATCTGGATACCATCGCCTGGCTCGAAGAGCAGTTGCTGGCCTTTCGCGGCGCGGTGCTGCTGATCACGCACGACCGGGCGTTTTTATCCAAGCTTGCCACCCATGTGCTGGAGCTTGATCGCGGCAAGCTGGGACGCTATCCCGGCAGCTATGCCGTTTATCAGGAGCGCAAGCAGCACGAGCTGGAAGTGGAAGCGCGAGAAAACGCCGAGTTTGATAAAAAGCTGGCCCAGGAAGAAGCCTGGATACGCCAGGGGGTCAAGGCGCGCCGCACCCGCAACGAAGGCCGGGTACGCGCGCTTGAGCAGATGCGCGCCGATCGCGGGCAGCGTCGTGAACGCCAGGGCACGGCCAATCTGAACGTGGATCGCGGCGAGCGCACGGGCAAGCGAGTCGTTGAGCTCAAGCACCTGACCCATCGCTTTGGTGATGAAGCGATCATTGATGACTTCAACATTGAAATACAGCGTGGCGATCGCATCGGCTTTTTGGGACGTAACGGCGCGGGCAAAACCACGCTGCTGAAAATCTTGCTGGGCGAACTTGAGCCCACCGAGGGCAGCGTCAAATTGGGCACCAACCTCAACGTGGCCTATTTTGACCAGCTGCGCGCCGGCCTGGAGCTTGAAAAAACCGTTTACGACAACGTAGCGCAGGGCAGTGACCACGTTTCTGTGGGGGGCAAAGACCGCCATGTGATGAGCTACTTGCAAGACTTTCTGTTTACCCCGGAGCGGGTGCGTCAGCCGGTGAGGGCGCTGTCGGGCGGTGAATCCAATCGTCTGCTGCTGGCCAAGCTGTTTACCCAGCCCGCCAACGTGCTGGTGCTGGATGAGCCGACCAACGACCTGGACATGGAAACGCTGGAGCTTTTGGAAGAGCTGCTGCTGGATTTCGACGGCACGCTGCTGCTGGTATCTCACGACCGGACGTTCATGGATAACGTGGTGACCAGTGTACTGGCGTTTGAAGGCGAAGGGCAGGTACGCGAGTACGTGGGCGGCTATACCGACTGGGTGCGTCAGGGTGGCACGCTGCCGCCGGCACCCTGGGAAGGCGCGGCCCGCCAACAGACCGAGCCCACCCGGGAAGCCGCGCCCACCCCGGCGGAAGCACCCGCTGCTCCGGTGAAAAAAAGCGTCAAGCTTTCCTACAAGCTGCAG
This window encodes:
- the rnk gene encoding nucleoside diphosphate kinase regulator, which produces MGYRPPILINRLDAERLQRLIDDASEKDMAVAELLEAELTRGEVVDPADVPDNVVSMNSQIQFTDMERNRQMIRTLVYPHAMDSVEDAISVMAPIGAGLIGLKIGDVADWPLPNNGKARLRIDAIFWQPEREKQYHR
- the gdhA gene encoding NADP-specific glutamate dehydrogenase, which translates into the protein MIEAQDTSSHLETYVHDTLTSLKQSSPAQTEFYQAAEEVLECLRPLFKRCPHYLEHNIIERIVEPERQIMFRICWVDDNGYAQVNKGYRVQFNSALGPYKGGLRFHPSVTSGTIKFLGFEQIFKNALTGLPIGGGKGGSNFDPKGKSNAEIMRFCQSFMTELYRHIGPTTDVPAGDIGVGAREVGYLYGQYKRMTGRYEGILTGKGLNWGGSIGRKEATGYGAVYFAQNMLKARSESIEGQTCLVSGAGNVAIYTIEKLLELGAKPITCSDSGGTLHDADGIDLEELKEVKRTSLEAYREQRPGAQYITADDYPENGHAVWHIKADIAFPCATQNELTATDAEALLKNGVTCISEGANMPSTADAVDRFLEAGIAYGPGKAANAGGVATSQLEMAQNSSMEQWPLEKVDEKLKAIMANIHQQCADTAAEFDEPTNLVLGANIAGFRRVADAMIDQGVV
- the rlmM gene encoding 23S rRNA (cytidine(2498)-2'-O)-methyltransferase RlmM — its product is MLPATWLVYCRQGFERDALAELEYYAAQCDACVQGHAGEGWASVARTDGETINALQRAVPFARLVFARQSLVALPTLTLSREDRLGAIARQVVEAGWSFESIWHETPDTNEGKALGRLAKALTRPLQSTLKKNGALRRKAGGRRLHLLWLSGDQVQLGMSFPGNRSELVGGIRRLRSPSRAPSRSTLKLEEAWHEFVPRDEWDVRLAEGMQAADLGAAPGGWTWQLVQRGMHVYAIDNGPMNKALMATGQVDHLAEDGFIWEPPQRLDWLVCDIVDKPARVLAMMERWLVRRWCREAVFNLKLPMKKRWEEVQRGLSELEHALDQAGVKATVACRHLYHDREEVTVHVRLTDRF
- the tusA gene encoding sulfurtransferase TusA, with the translated sequence MANPIDTLPAHDALLDTSGLYCPEPIMLMHNKVRDMAPGEVLQVVATDPATTRDVPKFCQFLGHELMEQHTAGESYRYFIRLAS
- a CDS encoding DUF3080 family protein; amino-acid sequence: MSSTWRSGRKILAFTACLTGGLLLSGCGDSDAERYWQDYHRTLESALALDAIPRRAPDNIGAFPERRARLFDLPEVREGLIGIYALRECRITALVAAHNNQLGRVAPPSQQWLYQRALWQRLSGCWNTPVPDGLATVDRQRLHRLTLTKTQQLPYASWNALFDSSEWEKSFARASHPVDFTRVDIRPALGAVNYLQRMVRHQFSRSWEQDSGTLEHQLKILRKRPLTAQTLRTLMLATQRLREATATLNTTTPTRCLPAWDMGYIAATRHSARRWLTAVNALFDSVPVTPPNAMHTYRQRWLSLDNQRAPWSAFKTALVEHHSARFRFPACRR
- a CDS encoding MATE family efflux transporter gives rise to the protein MRLALPICGAQVAQAGMSVVDVMMTGRQSATALAAVSVGSSLWMPLMLFMTGTLMGVTPIVAQLLGGQRHDEIRPAVHQALWVALLLGVISAGLLWFAVMPVFELMSVPPDVALASSAYLAALAFGMPGVALFQALRAFSDGMNHTRPALWISLIGLGVNIPSNYLLIYGGDGLVDLFGTWIPGFLQNLPALGAFGCGIATALSMWTMALSMALYTRRGRTYGQVNLWQRITWPEWSGLRELTVVGLPIGIAIFVEVTLFTLIALFIASLGEITVAAHQVAFSYTGILFMLPLSLSMALTVRVGNTLGQARPDRARLVAWNGIAISLVIAAINSTLLWVTGEWVISLYTSNPEVQRLAASLIALAVFYQVSDALQANIAGALRGYKDTRIVMLITVLSYWCVGLGGGHWLGTRGVGSLTGPLGVHGYWLGLVAGLSTAAALLAWRLRHISALTQRQAAAAT
- a CDS encoding elongation factor P hydroxylase, which produces MESAAKVAHESRFTLGDIIALFDGVFDRAYNTRLIRGGDEPLYRPADDDTSYHQVIFARGFYASALHEISHWCIAGDARRQHEDYGYWYLPDGRNAEQQRAFEQAEIAPQALESLFTAACRREFNVSVDNLGGDAEVDRYAFAETVRMRAERYVQEGLPLRAAAFRNALYRYYQTPATLEQACTAGREVLAG
- a CDS encoding TatD family hydrolase — its product is MANAPFDDALPDALTFRAPSPLVDIGANLTHQSFHRDLDTVLERARAANVTTLILTGTDLAHAEQAAALAERHPGLYATAGVHPHDASGWNPTLARQMAALYDHPKVVAVGECGLDFNRNFSTPAEQEHAFEAQLALAAQSGLPLFLHERDAGPRMRDILKSWRDDISQAVVHCFTADKDTLYGYLDLDLHIGLTGWLCDERRGHHLRPLVSDIPLNRLMVETDCPYLLPRNLPAKLKGRRHEPALLPWIVREIAHWRGISDAELAAATTQTAVDFFRLPAVTTRQQATGDIHE
- a CDS encoding ATP-binding cassette domain-containing protein yields the protein MTLLRLEQLQLAYGTHVLLDNADLTIEKGERLALVGRNGTGKSTLLKLVDGEIQPDDGLIWRAPGLKIGVLAQELPESSGMTIFDMVAQGLPEAGELLSEYHHLITDADPDMDRMATLQTRIEAIDGWLFHQRIDIILTRLGLPPDAEMNALSGGWRRRVALARALVAEPDLLLLDEPTNHLDLDTIAWLEEQLLAFRGAVLLITHDRAFLSKLATHVLELDRGKLGRYPGSYAVYQERKQHELEVEARENAEFDKKLAQEEAWIRQGVKARRTRNEGRVRALEQMRADRGQRRERQGTANLNVDRGERTGKRVVELKHLTHRFGDEAIIDDFNIEIQRGDRIGFLGRNGAGKTTLLKILLGELEPTEGSVKLGTNLNVAYFDQLRAGLELEKTVYDNVAQGSDHVSVGGKDRHVMSYLQDFLFTPERVRQPVRALSGGESNRLLLAKLFTQPANVLVLDEPTNDLDMETLELLEELLLDFDGTLLLVSHDRTFMDNVVTSVLAFEGEGQVREYVGGYTDWVRQGGTLPPAPWEGAARQQTEPTREAAPTPAEAPAAPVKKSVKLSYKLQRELNSLPADIERLEQQVETLEATTGDPAFYQQPADTVTARLKELDDAQQALEAVMERWMELEAMTEGQ